One Poecilia reticulata strain Guanapo linkage group LG4, Guppy_female_1.0+MT, whole genome shotgun sequence genomic window carries:
- the foxq2 gene encoding forkhead box Q2 isoform X1 has translation MSVEEPNLELTMESRNSHNGSSDRLGLSFTIDYLLFNSGVKGSKGEVTASSATEQTENNMLNDQNPELKEVEIHRNVQGTLPQDPDLDTGKSKTEEEWNKEKHEEGEEEMTTTSCSSDKSSDKPNQSYIALISKAILASEEKKLLLCDIYQWIMDHYPYFKSKDKNWRNSVRHNLSLNDCFIKAGRSDNGKGHFWAIHPANYQDFSKGDYQCRRARRRVRRVAAQIRLSSLTSPYHPAATLTLPHRTTCWCCPQIPTLPLSCLTPRLYWPWSSMHPQVGLHLGLNPSLP, from the exons ATGAGTGTAGAAGAACCCAACTTGGAACTGACGATGGAGAGCAGGAACAGCCACAACGGAAGCAGCGACAGGCTTGGACTGAGCTTCACTATTGACTACCTTCTGTTCAATAGCGGAGTCAAAGGTTCGAAAGGAGAAGTGACGGCAAGTAGCGCGACGGAGCAGACGGAGAACAATATGCTAAATGACCAGAATCCTGAACTAAAAGAGGTGGAGATTCATCGCAATGTACAGGGGACGCTCCCACAGGATCCGGACCTAGACACAGGAAAAAGTAAAACCGAAGAGGAgtggaacaaagaaaaacacgaggagggagaggaggaaatgACCACCACAAGCTGTAGTTCTGACAAATCTTCAGACAAACCAAACCAGTCGTACATTGCGCTCATCTCAAAGGCAATTCTGGCGTCTGAGGAAAAGAAACTGCTGTTGTGTGACATCTACCAGTGGATCATGGACCACTATCCTTACTTCAAGAGTAAG GataaaaactggagaaacagCGTGCGCCACAACTTGTCCCTCAATGATTGCTTCATCAAAGCAGGTCGAAGCGACAATGGCAAAGGCCACTTCTGGGCGATTCACCCTGCAAACTACCAAGATTTTTCAAAAGGCGACTACCAATGCCGGAGGGCACGGAGAAGGGTGCGCAGGGTGGCAGCTCAGATTCGTCTTTCCTCCCTAACTTCCCCCTACCACCCTGCCGCCACTCTTACCCTTCCTCACAGAACGACCTGCTGGTGCTGCCCTCAGATCCCGACACTTCCTCTGTCCTGTTTGACTCCCAGGCTCTACTGGCCATGGTCCAGCATGCACCCACAAGTGGGTCTCCACCTGGGTCTCAATCCCTCTTTACCCTGA
- the pias4a gene encoding E3 SUMO-protein ligase PIAS4-A yields the protein MAAELVEAMNMVKSFRVSDLQTLLASMGRSKSGLKQDLVGRALRLVQTEYSPELLKNVRQLYESRFPKSAAWLPARRPEGVPVAYSSLSSSPSLTSQGTDYLNGISKPLHTPATEVRLVPLPFYQTLETLLPPTELVAHNSEKLQDSHCVFELTPSQADQVRNASELRAGIRSVQVVLRICYSDPIGVQEDQYPPNIAVKVNQSYCHVPGYYPSNKPGVEPRRPCRPINITPWLHLSSVPNRVTITWGNFGKRYSVAVYLVRVFTAADLFNRLKLCSVESAERCRERIQDKLRFDPESEIATTGLRVSLICPLVKMRLGVPCRVLTCAHLQCFDAVFFLQMNEKKPTWTCPVCDKPAPFELLTIDGLLSEILKETSEDIEEIEYLTDGSWRPIRDEKEKDRDRERERSNTPEYPVVDICIPEANGHSPAHSSTSLSGRSGSGSVGTSAAAGPPAAAPGGGVVVDLTLDSSSEEEGGGAGGDSDDTDDSTDSPAPKRGRYNYDKDLVTAY from the exons ATGGCGGCCGAACTGGTGGAAGCGATG AACATGGTGAAAAGTTTCCGGGTCTCAGACCTACAGACGCTGCTGGCCTCAATGGGTCGCAGCAAAAGTGGTCTGAAGCAGGACCTGGTGGGGCGTGCACTGAGGCTAGTGCAGACCGAGTACAGTCCAGAACTCTTGAAGAACGTCCGGCAGCTTTACGAGTCGCGTTTCCCCAAATCGGCCGCGTGGCTCCCGGCGCGACGTCCAGAGGGCGTCCCGGTGGCGTATTCATCACTCAGCTCCTCCCCGTCGTTGACCTCACAGGGCACAGACTACCTCAACGGGATCTCCAAACCGCTCCATACACCTGCGACCGAGGTCAGGCTGGTCCCTCTGCCCTTCTACCAAACCTTAGAGACGCTTCTGCCGCCAACAGAGCTGG TTGCTCACAACAGTGAAAAATTACAGGACAGTCACTGCGTCTTCGAATTAACACCAAGCCAAGCAGACCAGGTCCGGAATGCAAG TGAGCTTCGTGCTGGGATCCGATCAGTCCAAGTGGTTCTTAG AATCTGTTACTCAGACCCTATTGGTGTTCAGGAGGACCAGTATCCCCCCAACATTGCTGTCAAAGTCAACCAGTCCTATTGTCATGTTCCG GGATATTACCCCTCCAATAAGCCTGGAGTTGAGCCTCGGCGTCCTTGTCGTCCCATAAACATCACCCCCTGGTTGCATCTCTCCAGCGTCCCCAACAGAGTCACCATCACCTGGGGGAACTTTGGCAAG CGTTACTCTGTGGCGGTGTACTTAGTGAGGGTCTTCACAGCAGCAGACCTCTTCAACCGGCTGAAGCTCTGCTCAGTGGAGAGTGCAGAACGCTGTCGTGAACGCA TCCAAGATAAGCTTCGCTTTGATCCAGAGAGTGAAATTGCAACCACTGGCCTCAGAGTTTCTTTAATCTGTCCA CTGGTGAAGATGCGGCTCGGTGTGCCATGCCGAGTTTTAACCTGCGCCCATCTTCAGTGTTTCGACGCGGTTTTCTTCCTGCAGATGAATGAGAAGAAGCCCACATGGACTTGCCCCGTGTGCGACAAACCTGCTCCATTTGAACTGCTTACAATTGATGG GTTATTATCCGAGATTCTCAAAGAGACGAGTGAAGACATTGAGGAGATCGAGTACCTAACAGACGGTTCCTGGCGACCAATCAGAGATGAGAAGGAAAAGGACAGGGACAGGGAAAGGGAACGAAGCAACACACCAGAGTACCCCGTTGTTGATATAT GCATTCCTGAAGCAAACGGACATTCGCCGGCCCACAGCAGCACCAGTCTGTCAGGTCGGTCCGGAAGCGGTTCTGTGGGGACGTCCGCCGCCGCAGGTCCTCCTGCGGCGGCACCGGGCGGAGGAGTGGTGGTAGATCTGACTCTGGACTCCTCCTCTGAGGAGGAAGGGGGCGGGGCTGGGGGGGACAGCGACGACACAGATGACAGCACCGACAGCCCCGCCCCCAAAAGGGGGCGGTACAACTATGACAAGGACCTGGTCACCGCATACTGA
- the foxq2 gene encoding forkhead box Q2 isoform X2 — protein sequence MSVEEPNLELTMESRNSHNGSSDRLGLSFTIDYLLFNSGVKGSKGEVTASSATEQTENNMLNDQNPELKEVEIHRNVQGTLPQDPDLDTGKSKTEEEWNKEKHEEGEEEMTTTSCSSDKSSDKPNQSYIALISKAILASEEKKLLLCDIYQWIMDHYPYFKSRKLSLPSPGATADWMQANGLKLIASRRAKKDKNWRNSVRHNLSLNDCFIKAGRSDNGKGHFWAIHPANYQDFSKGDYQCRRARRRVRRVAAQIRLSSLTSPYHPAATLTLPHRTTCWCCPQIPTLPLSCLTPRLYWPWSSMHPQVGLHLGLNPSLP from the exons ATGAGTGTAGAAGAACCCAACTTGGAACTGACGATGGAGAGCAGGAACAGCCACAACGGAAGCAGCGACAGGCTTGGACTGAGCTTCACTATTGACTACCTTCTGTTCAATAGCGGAGTCAAAGGTTCGAAAGGAGAAGTGACGGCAAGTAGCGCGACGGAGCAGACGGAGAACAATATGCTAAATGACCAGAATCCTGAACTAAAAGAGGTGGAGATTCATCGCAATGTACAGGGGACGCTCCCACAGGATCCGGACCTAGACACAGGAAAAAGTAAAACCGAAGAGGAgtggaacaaagaaaaacacgaggagggagaggaggaaatgACCACCACAAGCTGTAGTTCTGACAAATCTTCAGACAAACCAAACCAGTCGTACATTGCGCTCATCTCAAAGGCAATTCTGGCGTCTGAGGAAAAGAAACTGCTGTTGTGTGACATCTACCAGTGGATCATGGACCACTATCCTTACTTCAAGA GTCGCAAACTGTCACTGCCTTCACCAGGTGCGACAGCAGATTGGATGCAGGCCAATGGATTAAAGTTGATCGCTAGTCGACGTGCTAAAAAG GataaaaactggagaaacagCGTGCGCCACAACTTGTCCCTCAATGATTGCTTCATCAAAGCAGGTCGAAGCGACAATGGCAAAGGCCACTTCTGGGCGATTCACCCTGCAAACTACCAAGATTTTTCAAAAGGCGACTACCAATGCCGGAGGGCACGGAGAAGGGTGCGCAGGGTGGCAGCTCAGATTCGTCTTTCCTCCCTAACTTCCCCCTACCACCCTGCCGCCACTCTTACCCTTCCTCACAGAACGACCTGCTGGTGCTGCCCTCAGATCCCGACACTTCCTCTGTCCTGTTTGACTCCCAGGCTCTACTGGCCATGGTCCAGCATGCACCCACAAGTGGGTCTCCACCTGGGTCTCAATCCCTCTTTACCCTGA